In Microbacterium maritypicum, the following are encoded in one genomic region:
- a CDS encoding dipeptide/oligopeptide/nickel ABC transporter permease/ATP-binding protein: MTESLTTTLGTKTPRRLLRRVFQTPAGLVGFVLVLFWVLAALFAPFFLEPQANDFDTANPLAGPSLEHWFGTDALGRDVLSRVLVAARLTFALTFGAVIISLVLGVFIGVLAAVLGNGARQVLFQLIAAATAFPSIILALLLATMLGRSGTAAMLGLALAGVPSTARLVVNLTATVAGADFVGSARLLGVPKGRLMWRYIVPNVAEPIVTLTVVTMGASLMMMAALSFLGIGVQPPEYDWGGMIAEAMKDIYSTPWTTIGPAVAIVSAGIGFSLLGEKLAELLDPRGAVMTPGRMLRRLARDRGRGGAPAAEIDDAPSSQAPKGELPQDVVLGVQNLRVFTGHGDDRRELVRGIDLIVRRGERVGIVGESGSGKSLTISALAHMLPGLLEAEVDAHTFLGTDLRGLSRSRLRRIIGAKMPMIFQDPMSSLNPSLTVGRQMRDKLDAHTSLRGAAAKACMIEALENVGIPEPARRLRQHPHELSGGQRQRVMIAMATLGDPQVILADEPTTALDVSVQAQVIDLLKKLNEEDGTALVMVSHDLALISQVCERVIVMYDGRIVEEGPMAEVIGDPQHPYTRALLGAVPDLSGGTAHELTTIDDYSWNTDEYRAAHPVPRHTDSAASVAGGAR; this comes from the coding sequence ATGACCGAGTCCCTCACCACCACGCTCGGCACCAAGACGCCCCGACGACTGCTGCGGCGGGTGTTCCAGACGCCGGCGGGCCTGGTCGGGTTCGTCCTCGTCCTGTTCTGGGTGCTCGCCGCCCTCTTCGCTCCGTTCTTCCTCGAACCGCAGGCGAACGACTTCGACACCGCCAATCCGCTCGCCGGGCCCTCTCTCGAGCACTGGTTCGGCACCGACGCCCTGGGGCGCGACGTCCTGAGCCGTGTGCTCGTGGCGGCACGACTGACCTTCGCGCTCACCTTCGGTGCCGTCATCATCTCTCTCGTTCTGGGTGTGTTCATCGGGGTGCTCGCGGCCGTGCTCGGCAACGGTGCCCGCCAGGTGCTGTTCCAGCTGATCGCCGCGGCGACCGCGTTCCCCTCGATCATCCTCGCCCTGCTGCTGGCGACGATGCTCGGCCGCTCGGGAACCGCCGCGATGCTCGGTCTCGCGCTCGCCGGTGTGCCGTCGACCGCGCGACTGGTGGTCAACCTCACCGCCACCGTCGCGGGCGCCGACTTCGTCGGAAGTGCGCGCCTTCTCGGCGTGCCCAAGGGGCGACTGATGTGGCGCTACATCGTCCCCAACGTGGCCGAGCCGATCGTCACGCTCACCGTCGTGACCATGGGCGCGAGCCTCATGATGATGGCCGCCCTCTCGTTCCTCGGCATCGGAGTGCAGCCGCCCGAGTACGACTGGGGCGGGATGATCGCCGAGGCGATGAAGGACATCTACTCCACGCCCTGGACCACGATCGGCCCTGCCGTGGCGATCGTCTCCGCCGGGATCGGATTCAGCCTGCTCGGCGAGAAGCTCGCGGAGCTTCTCGACCCGCGGGGCGCGGTGATGACCCCGGGCCGGATGCTGCGCCGTCTCGCCCGCGACCGCGGCCGTGGTGGAGCACCCGCCGCCGAGATCGACGACGCACCGTCGTCGCAGGCCCCGAAGGGCGAGCTGCCGCAAGACGTGGTGCTCGGTGTGCAGAACCTGCGCGTCTTCACCGGCCACGGCGACGATCGGCGCGAGCTCGTGCGCGGGATCGACCTGATCGTCCGCCGCGGTGAGCGCGTCGGCATCGTCGGAGAGTCCGGCTCCGGGAAGAGCCTCACCATCTCGGCGCTCGCCCACATGCTCCCCGGCCTGCTCGAAGCCGAGGTCGACGCGCACACCTTCCTCGGCACGGATCTGCGCGGGCTCAGCCGTTCACGCCTCCGCCGCATCATCGGCGCGAAGATGCCGATGATCTTCCAGGACCCGATGTCATCGCTCAACCCGTCGCTCACGGTGGGGAGGCAGATGCGCGACAAGCTCGACGCCCACACCTCGTTGCGCGGTGCTGCGGCGAAGGCGTGCATGATCGAAGCACTCGAGAACGTCGGCATCCCCGAGCCCGCGCGGCGCCTTCGGCAGCATCCGCACGAGCTGTCGGGCGGCCAGCGTCAGCGCGTCATGATCGCGATGGCCACGCTCGGCGATCCGCAGGTGATCCTCGCCGACGAGCCGACGACCGCGCTCGACGTGTCGGTGCAGGCGCAGGTCATCGACCTGTTGAAGAAGCTCAACGAGGAAGACGGGACGGCGCTGGTGATGGTCTCGCACGACCTGGCGCTGATCAGCCAGGTCTGCGAACGCGTGATCGTCATGTACGACGGGCGCATCGTCGAGGAGGGCCCCATGGCCGAGGTGATCGGTGACCCGCAGCATCCGTACACGAGGGCGCTGCTCGGCGCGGTACCTGATCTCTCGGGTGGCACCGCGCACGAGCTGACCACGATCGACGACTACTCGTGGAACACGGACGAATACCGCGCCGCCCATCCGGTGCCCCGGCACACGGACTCCGCAGCGAGCGTCGCAGGAGGTGCACGATGA
- a CDS encoding ABC transporter ATP-binding protein, which produces MSGQLIGSDIHVVYGRGATRVHAVRGVSVAVSTERSLGLAGESGSGKSTLARALVGMSRPTDGRVEWNGARLETLPARGVGSRPRIVQMVFQDPMSSLNPRMTVGDAIREALQVNDIPGDHRTETVRLLNIVGLSATDVEKYPFQFSGGQRQRVAIARALAVRPEVLVCDEATSALDVSVQASVLNLLRDIRRESGLALAVVSHNLDVLRYLCDDIAVMRQGVVVENRPAEDLFRDPHDPYTRMLLDAVPRFSVTPGIDRGTAA; this is translated from the coding sequence ATGAGCGGTCAGCTGATCGGCTCGGACATCCATGTCGTCTACGGGCGCGGCGCCACCCGGGTGCACGCCGTGCGCGGGGTGAGCGTCGCGGTCTCGACCGAGCGCTCGCTGGGCCTGGCCGGAGAATCCGGATCGGGCAAGTCGACGCTCGCCCGCGCCCTCGTGGGCATGAGCCGGCCCACCGACGGGCGCGTGGAATGGAACGGCGCCCGATTGGAGACGCTGCCCGCGCGCGGCGTGGGATCTCGTCCTCGCATCGTGCAGATGGTGTTCCAGGACCCGATGTCGTCGCTGAACCCGCGCATGACCGTGGGCGATGCGATCCGCGAGGCGCTGCAGGTCAACGACATCCCGGGAGACCACCGCACGGAGACGGTCCGGCTGCTGAACATCGTCGGTCTGAGTGCGACGGACGTCGAGAAGTATCCGTTCCAGTTCTCCGGCGGGCAGCGTCAGCGCGTGGCGATCGCCCGTGCGCTGGCCGTGCGACCCGAGGTGCTCGTCTGCGACGAGGCCACGAGCGCGCTCGACGTGAGCGTGCAGGCGTCGGTGCTGAACCTCCTCCGTGACATCCGCCGCGAGTCCGGGCTCGCGCTCGCCGTGGTGTCGCACAACCTCGATGTGCTGCGCTACCTCTGCGACGACATCGCCGTCATGCGGCAGGGCGTCGTCGTGGAGAACCGGCCGGCGGAGGACCTGTTCCGCGACCCGCACGATCCCTACACGCGGATGCTGCTCGACGCCGTGCCCCGGTTCTCGGTGACGCCGGGGATCGACCGGGGGACGGCCGCATGA
- a CDS encoding aminotransferase class V-fold PLP-dependent enzyme, with the protein MIDERAIADHFPHRPRGYFDHAAVSTVPVEVESAVAGVARALGRGTRGSSDWHELTDDVSVLLADELGVAATAVSVLANTGTAINSVARAIPFVGGDEVIVLADDFPSPRMPWHTIPGLSVQEVATTAHADRTTALIAAISPGTRAVSVTHVHATTGDVLDLARLHDACVSADALLIVDGAQAAGLLPGAARDADVYVAASYKWLLAGFGAAVVATGERFDDRAVPGLIGYMNEPPSPRLAVGHSNLFGMAALQAAARVRQGIGLEAIRAHTLSLARRIADGAADLGLPPAVAEPASGIVSLTVADAPTLTDRLKDRGITTTVRDGALRVSPYLTTTHDDVDLLLSALTELAPAHHPHGGHS; encoded by the coding sequence ATGATCGACGAACGCGCCATCGCCGACCACTTCCCGCATCGTCCGCGCGGGTACTTCGATCACGCGGCGGTGAGCACGGTCCCGGTCGAGGTGGAGTCGGCCGTCGCCGGAGTCGCGCGCGCTCTCGGTCGCGGGACGCGCGGTTCGTCGGACTGGCATGAGCTCACGGATGACGTGTCGGTGCTGCTGGCGGATGAGCTCGGGGTCGCGGCGACCGCGGTCTCGGTGCTGGCGAACACCGGCACGGCGATCAACTCCGTGGCCCGCGCGATCCCCTTCGTCGGTGGAGACGAGGTCATCGTGCTCGCCGATGACTTCCCGAGCCCGCGGATGCCGTGGCACACGATCCCCGGGCTCTCCGTCCAGGAGGTCGCCACCACCGCGCACGCCGACCGCACGACGGCGCTCATCGCGGCGATCAGCCCGGGCACGCGGGCGGTCTCGGTGACGCACGTGCACGCGACGACGGGTGATGTTCTCGACCTTGCTCGGCTGCACGACGCGTGCGTGTCTGCGGACGCGCTCCTGATCGTGGACGGGGCGCAGGCGGCCGGGCTGCTCCCCGGTGCCGCTCGCGACGCCGACGTCTACGTCGCCGCGTCGTACAAGTGGCTGCTGGCGGGATTCGGCGCCGCCGTGGTCGCGACCGGCGAGCGCTTCGACGACCGCGCGGTCCCGGGGCTCATCGGCTACATGAACGAGCCGCCCTCGCCGCGACTGGCCGTCGGCCACAGCAACCTGTTCGGCATGGCCGCGCTGCAGGCCGCGGCCCGCGTGCGGCAGGGGATCGGGCTCGAGGCCATCCGCGCGCACACGCTCTCGCTCGCCCGGCGCATCGCCGACGGAGCAGCCGACCTCGGCCTGCCTCCGGCCGTCGCCGAGCCCGCATCGGGCATCGTCAGCCTCACGGTGGCGGACGCCCCGACACTGACCGACCGGCTGAAAGACCGCGGAATCACCACGACCGTCCGGGACGGCGCCCTGCGCGTCTCGCCGTACCTGACGACGACCCACGACGACGTCGACCTGCTGCTGTCTGCGCTGACAGAGCTCGCGCCGGCACACCATCCCCATGGAGGACACTCATGA
- a CDS encoding RidA family protein, which produces MTTRATLVPQPKGPYATTRRVGDVLYLSGQGSIDVATGDAVLDDIGAQTRRTLENVEALLHSEGFALEDLAQIVCFLTDMDEWPAMNEAYAAYLSDRAHPVRTAVEVSRLPFGISVEMSCIAHRPAARG; this is translated from the coding sequence ATGACCACGCGCGCCACCCTCGTGCCGCAGCCCAAAGGCCCCTACGCCACGACCAGGCGGGTCGGCGACGTGCTCTACCTGTCGGGCCAGGGATCGATCGACGTGGCAACGGGCGATGCCGTGCTCGACGACATCGGCGCGCAGACCCGCCGCACGCTCGAGAACGTCGAGGCGCTGCTGCACTCGGAGGGATTCGCCCTCGAAGACCTGGCGCAGATCGTGTGCTTCCTCACCGACATGGATGAGTGGCCGGCCATGAACGAGGCGTATGCGGCGTACCTGAGCGATCGCGCCCACCCGGTGCGGACGGCGGTGGAGGTCTCCCGGCTGCCGTTCGGGATCAGCGTCGAGATGTCGTGCATCGCGCATCGACCGGCAGCTCGGGGATGA
- a CDS encoding amidohydrolase family protein, with translation MTVQLILVSNGEPVGSLSADTDPDGLTRIVYEVDNNGRGARLAETLRLDAGRPVRWEIDGTSLMGGTVHERFAIDPDGAARWSSQADEGTTTAEGFYLPADASPYGLVLLVERALATGRPVPLLPAGEVAVVSVPLGEVGGRDVEAFALTGVQLRPQYVLRDRVTGELLGIADGELLLHPDLVGAAAEIDAALQRATRRRFAAISREATLHQGGTLVVRDVRIFDPVSGQVGDPQTIVVDGRRITGIGPDIAVPDGATIIDGAGRTAIPGLHDMHAHLDTSSALLYIAAGVTNIRDMGNDNDALAALMGAIEAGDVTGPSTVPAGFIEGRSAHAMRMGHVVESLDEALAAVDWYADRGFHAIKIYNSFTPDWVAETAVRAHDRGMRVQGHVPAFMDADRAIADGYDEITHLNQLALGWVLEPEEDTRTPLRLTALTRVADLDLDSERVQRTMTSMVDGGVSLDVTLVILEQLMLSRARTVIPAHEPVIEHFPAGVRRYRRRTYVPYRDQAELDSYETAFRCLQEIVVRLHQKGVKLWPGTDDGTGVTVHRELELFVDAGISPVDTLRIATIECAEHLHRAEDRGTIEVGKAADFILVDGDPTRSIRDIRNVALTVAEGRAVSPERIYRGFGMVPFAAEPGVTTG, from the coding sequence ATGACGGTGCAACTGATCCTCGTGTCCAACGGCGAGCCTGTCGGATCACTCTCGGCCGACACCGATCCGGACGGCCTCACCCGCATCGTCTATGAGGTCGACAACAACGGCCGCGGTGCGAGACTCGCCGAGACACTCCGGCTCGATGCCGGTCGGCCGGTGCGGTGGGAGATCGACGGCACGTCGCTCATGGGCGGCACGGTGCACGAGAGGTTCGCGATCGACCCCGACGGGGCGGCGCGCTGGAGCAGCCAGGCCGACGAGGGCACCACCACGGCGGAGGGCTTCTACCTTCCCGCCGACGCCAGCCCGTACGGCCTGGTGCTGCTGGTCGAGCGCGCCCTCGCCACCGGAAGGCCTGTTCCACTGCTGCCGGCCGGGGAGGTCGCGGTCGTCTCGGTGCCGCTCGGTGAAGTCGGCGGCCGTGATGTCGAGGCCTTCGCGCTCACGGGTGTGCAGCTGCGGCCGCAGTACGTGCTGCGAGACCGCGTCACCGGGGAGCTGCTCGGCATCGCCGACGGCGAGCTGCTGCTCCACCCGGATCTCGTCGGCGCGGCAGCCGAGATCGATGCGGCGCTGCAGCGAGCGACCAGACGCCGCTTCGCCGCGATCTCCCGCGAGGCCACGCTGCACCAGGGCGGGACGCTCGTCGTGCGCGACGTGCGCATCTTCGACCCGGTGAGCGGGCAGGTCGGCGATCCGCAGACCATCGTGGTCGACGGGCGACGCATCACCGGGATCGGCCCCGACATCGCGGTTCCCGACGGCGCCACGATCATCGACGGGGCCGGTCGCACCGCCATCCCCGGCCTGCACGACATGCATGCTCATCTCGACACGTCATCCGCTCTGCTGTACATCGCCGCCGGAGTCACGAACATCCGCGACATGGGCAACGACAACGATGCGCTCGCCGCTCTGATGGGCGCCATCGAGGCGGGGGATGTGACGGGGCCTTCCACCGTGCCCGCCGGATTCATCGAGGGCCGGAGCGCGCACGCGATGCGGATGGGCCACGTCGTGGAGAGTCTGGACGAGGCGCTCGCAGCTGTCGACTGGTATGCCGATCGCGGGTTCCACGCGATCAAGATCTACAACTCCTTCACGCCCGACTGGGTCGCCGAGACCGCCGTGCGCGCCCACGACCGGGGGATGCGGGTGCAGGGCCACGTGCCGGCGTTCATGGATGCCGATCGGGCCATCGCCGACGGGTACGACGAGATCACGCACCTCAACCAGCTCGCACTCGGCTGGGTGCTGGAGCCGGAGGAGGACACGCGCACGCCGCTGCGGCTGACGGCGCTCACCCGGGTCGCCGACCTCGACCTCGACTCGGAGCGAGTCCAGCGCACCATGACCTCGATGGTCGACGGGGGCGTGAGCCTCGACGTGACCCTGGTCATTCTCGAACAGCTGATGCTGAGCAGAGCGCGCACCGTGATCCCCGCTCACGAGCCGGTCATCGAGCACTTCCCGGCGGGCGTCCGCCGCTACCGCCGACGTACCTACGTGCCCTACCGGGACCAGGCCGAACTCGACAGCTACGAGACGGCATTCCGGTGCCTTCAGGAGATCGTGGTCCGGCTGCACCAGAAGGGCGTGAAGCTGTGGCCGGGAACGGATGACGGCACCGGCGTCACCGTGCACCGCGAGCTGGAGCTCTTCGTCGATGCCGGCATCAGTCCGGTCGACACGCTCCGCATCGCCACGATCGAATGCGCGGAGCACCTGCATCGCGCCGAAGACCGGGGCACGATCGAGGTGGGCAAGGCCGCCGACTTCATCCTCGTCGACGGTGATCCGACGCGGTCGATCAGGGACATCCGCAACGTGGCCCTCACCGTGGCCGAGGGGCGGGCCGTGAGTCCGGAGCGGATCTACCGCGGCTTCGGGATGGTGCCGTTCGCCGCGGAGCCGGGCGTGACGACCGGATAG
- a CDS encoding ArsR/SmtB family transcription factor, whose protein sequence is MPKYHEEIDAVFRALADPTRRAIVERLAKSPAVVSDLAAPFAMALPSFLQHLSVLEGAGVVTSEKLGRVRTVSLRPGALDVLHLWLGEQRTPAEHRADRLGIHLALTTPKEN, encoded by the coding sequence ATGCCTAAGTATCACGAGGAGATCGACGCCGTGTTCCGCGCTCTCGCGGACCCGACGCGTCGCGCCATCGTGGAACGGCTGGCGAAGTCTCCTGCCGTCGTGTCCGATCTCGCGGCGCCGTTCGCCATGGCGCTGCCGTCATTCCTGCAGCACCTGAGTGTGCTCGAGGGTGCCGGAGTCGTGACGTCGGAGAAGCTCGGGCGGGTGCGCACCGTGAGCCTCCGGCCCGGCGCCCTCGACGTGCTGCACCTGTGGCTCGGCGAGCAGCGCACACCCGCGGAGCACCGCGCCGACCGACTCGGCATCCATCTCGCTCTCACGACCCCGAAGGAGAACTGA
- a CDS encoding dihydrofolate reductase family protein, giving the protein MTRVRMDLFASLDGYTPSDATPENPMGEDWARLTAAYAATRTFRENVFGDTSGAGTTGVDDRHAAAFFDGVGSEIMGAGMFGLHSFPDDPDWKGWWGDTPPFGTPVYVLTHTAPRAPLPMNGGTTFHFRDAPIDEVLAEAKEAAGDLDVRVGGGYRTARDFLRAGLIDDLHLMVAPIFLGRGHRLWDDLVGFELTHEVTTEVADSGAIHVTLAR; this is encoded by the coding sequence ATGACACGTGTCCGCATGGACCTGTTCGCCTCGCTGGACGGCTACACGCCGTCGGATGCGACCCCCGAGAATCCGATGGGCGAAGACTGGGCGCGACTTACCGCTGCGTATGCCGCCACCCGAACTTTTCGCGAGAACGTCTTCGGGGACACGAGCGGCGCGGGAACGACCGGCGTCGATGACCGTCATGCGGCCGCGTTCTTCGACGGAGTCGGCTCAGAGATCATGGGTGCCGGCATGTTCGGACTCCACTCCTTCCCCGACGATCCGGACTGGAAGGGCTGGTGGGGTGACACGCCTCCGTTCGGCACCCCGGTCTACGTCCTCACCCACACGGCACCTCGGGCGCCGCTTCCGATGAACGGCGGAACCACCTTCCACTTCCGCGACGCCCCGATCGACGAGGTGCTCGCCGAGGCGAAGGAAGCCGCCGGCGACCTCGACGTGCGCGTCGGCGGAGGGTACCGAACGGCGCGAGACTTCCTGCGCGCAGGGCTGATCGACGACCTGCACCTCATGGTCGCCCCGATCTTCCTCGGTCGAGGGCATCGGCTGTGGGACGACCTGGTCGGCTTCGAGCTCACCCACGAGGTGACGACAGAAGTCGCCGATAGCGGCGCGATCCACGTCACTCTGGCCCGATAG
- a CDS encoding SRPBCC domain-containing protein encodes MTIERRLARSGFTLTRDYAAPVERVWAAFADEDSKRSWWGDADRISTREWVFDFRVGGRDIDEGKFHGGPVSRYEATYTDIVEHVRIVTTYDMWLDGAHMSTSVASLEFEPIDAGTRFTHTEHGVFFDQFWADGQGREDGTRGLLDALGRHLA; translated from the coding sequence ATGACGATCGAACGCCGACTCGCGCGCTCCGGATTCACCCTGACCCGCGACTATGCGGCGCCCGTCGAGCGCGTCTGGGCGGCGTTCGCCGACGAGGACAGCAAGCGGAGCTGGTGGGGCGACGCCGACCGCATCAGTACTCGGGAGTGGGTGTTCGACTTCCGCGTCGGCGGCCGCGACATCGACGAGGGCAAGTTCCACGGCGGTCCGGTTTCACGGTACGAGGCGACGTACACCGACATCGTCGAACACGTCCGCATCGTCACGACGTACGACATGTGGCTCGACGGGGCCCACATGTCGACGTCGGTCGCGTCGTTGGAGTTCGAACCGATCGATGCCGGTACCCGCTTCACGCACACGGAGCACGGCGTCTTCTTCGACCAGTTCTGGGCGGACGGGCAGGGGCGTGAGGACGGCACGCGCGGTCTCCTCGACGCCCTGGGTCGCCACCTCGCCTGA
- a CDS encoding VOC family protein — protein sequence MTLGNYPVRASIGVTDIERSAAFYEQVLGLVPVSIGPSAGIQGGARFYACGQGTVLNVFETPTAGSTRSTVATWYVDDIDAVVAGLKAAGAQPLRYEGFGQDDHGIGPRAGGGRIAWVEDPDGNTLAIESDD from the coding sequence ATGACGCTAGGCAATTACCCGGTCAGGGCCTCGATCGGGGTGACCGATATCGAACGGTCGGCGGCGTTCTACGAGCAAGTGCTGGGCCTCGTCCCCGTGAGCATCGGCCCGAGTGCCGGAATCCAAGGAGGCGCTCGGTTCTACGCCTGCGGGCAGGGGACCGTGCTCAACGTTTTCGAGACGCCCACTGCGGGTTCGACGCGCTCGACAGTGGCCACCTGGTACGTCGACGACATCGATGCGGTCGTCGCCGGCTTGAAGGCCGCGGGGGCGCAACCCCTCCGCTACGAGGGATTCGGGCAAGACGATCATGGGATCGGACCGCGTGCGGGCGGTGGCCGCATCGCCTGGGTGGAAGACCCCGACGGAAACACCCTCGCCATCGAGTCCGACGATTGA
- a CDS encoding prevent-host-death protein, with protein sequence MTILNDLRTTTRRSSDLSKHSADVFAEAEDHTVQITRRDGEPLVLMSQREADARAALLQFAADLITVTLDEEGTLASRMADRFPWMLALSDTDQATCARDLVDAARASFATGQPHLAIAELTSWRETATAIAAGLSARPAEWLDHDELIERP encoded by the coding sequence ATGACGATCCTCAACGACCTCCGCACGACGACTCGGCGCTCGTCCGATCTCAGCAAGCACTCCGCTGACGTCTTCGCCGAGGCGGAGGACCACACGGTCCAGATCACGCGCCGAGACGGTGAGCCGCTCGTACTGATGTCGCAGCGTGAGGCCGACGCCCGCGCGGCGCTGCTGCAGTTCGCCGCCGACCTGATCACGGTCACGCTCGACGAGGAGGGCACTCTCGCGTCGCGGATGGCTGACCGCTTCCCGTGGATGCTGGCGCTCTCCGATACCGACCAGGCGACGTGCGCACGGGATCTCGTCGATGCGGCTCGCGCATCGTTCGCCACAGGACAGCCCCATCTGGCGATCGCGGAGCTCACGTCCTGGCGGGAGACGGCGACCGCGATCGCCGCAGGGCTCTCCGCTCGACCTGCGGAGTGGCTGGATCACGACGAGCTGATCGAGCGTCCCTGA
- a CDS encoding long-chain-fatty-acid--CoA ligase codes for MAVPPLSSRPWLDSYAEGVPAEIDEPTQTLPEMLSASVKAFGRRPALDFFGAVTTYRELGEQIERAAEGLRRLGVGKGDRVALVLPNCPQHVVAFYATLRLGAIVVEHNPLYTPRELRHQFEDHGARVAIVWDKAADMVAGFPADLRVEHIVSVDITAAMPLSKRVALRLPIPKAREARAKLTSTPKARHLVAWKSLIDHRRLSRRVPGPALGDTALLQYTSGTTGVPKGAILTHSNLRANAMQGRAWVPGLVDGEETFYGVLPLFHAYGMTLCLTFAMSIGARLVLFPAFDLGLVTAAARSTPPTFLPAVPPIYDALARAATRGTIDLSTVRFAISGAMSLPVATVKRWEEATGGLLVEGYGMTESSPVALGNPMGPTRRPGTVGVPFPSTEIRVVDPEDTDVDMPAGERGELLIRGPQVFQGYWGRPGDTADALLADGWLRTGDIAEVSDDGFVSIVDRLKELIITGGFNVSPSEVEDVLAAHPDVTAAAVIGLPRPHGGEDVAAAVVLREGATLDVDALRDFCRTRLTPYKVPRRITAVDDLPRSLIGKVLRRQVRDELLKDR; via the coding sequence ATGGCCGTTCCTCCCCTCTCTTCACGCCCCTGGCTCGATTCGTACGCGGAGGGCGTCCCCGCGGAGATCGACGAGCCGACGCAGACCCTCCCGGAGATGCTGTCGGCGAGCGTGAAGGCGTTCGGCCGGCGTCCGGCACTGGATTTCTTCGGCGCGGTCACGACGTACCGGGAGCTCGGGGAGCAGATCGAGCGAGCCGCCGAAGGTCTCCGGCGGCTCGGGGTCGGCAAGGGCGATCGCGTCGCCCTCGTGCTTCCCAACTGCCCGCAGCATGTCGTGGCCTTCTATGCGACTCTGCGACTCGGCGCGATCGTGGTCGAGCACAACCCCCTCTACACGCCTCGCGAGCTGCGACACCAGTTCGAGGATCACGGCGCGCGCGTCGCCATCGTGTGGGACAAGGCCGCCGACATGGTCGCAGGTTTTCCCGCCGACCTCCGGGTCGAGCACATCGTCAGCGTCGACATCACCGCGGCGATGCCCCTGTCGAAGCGCGTCGCGCTCCGACTCCCGATCCCCAAGGCTCGTGAGGCGCGAGCGAAGCTGACCAGCACACCGAAGGCACGGCACCTCGTCGCCTGGAAGAGTCTCATCGACCATCGCCGGCTCTCGCGACGCGTGCCCGGTCCCGCCTTGGGCGACACCGCGCTGTTGCAGTACACGAGCGGGACGACGGGCGTTCCGAAGGGCGCGATCCTCACGCACTCGAACCTCCGCGCCAACGCGATGCAGGGACGGGCGTGGGTACCAGGGCTCGTCGACGGCGAGGAGACGTTCTACGGCGTGCTGCCGCTGTTCCACGCGTACGGGATGACGCTGTGCCTCACGTTCGCGATGAGCATCGGCGCGCGGCTCGTCCTGTTCCCCGCGTTCGATCTGGGGCTGGTCACCGCCGCGGCGCGCTCGACTCCGCCCACCTTCCTCCCCGCCGTGCCGCCGATCTACGACGCTCTGGCTCGCGCAGCCACGCGCGGGACCATCGATCTCTCGACGGTCCGCTTCGCCATCTCCGGCGCGATGAGCCTTCCGGTCGCGACGGTGAAGCGGTGGGAGGAGGCGACCGGCGGCCTCCTCGTCGAGGGCTACGGCATGACCGAGAGCTCGCCGGTGGCACTAGGCAATCCGATGGGGCCGACCCGTCGTCCCGGCACCGTCGGCGTGCCCTTCCCGAGCACCGAGATCCGCGTCGTCGACCCCGAGGACACCGATGTCGACATGCCGGCCGGCGAGCGCGGAGAGCTCCTCATCCGTGGGCCTCAGGTCTTCCAGGGCTACTGGGGGCGTCCGGGCGATACGGCGGATGCGCTGCTGGCAGACGGCTGGCTCCGCACCGGAGACATCGCCGAGGTCTCGGACGACGGGTTCGTGAGCATCGTCGACCGCCTCAAGGAACTCATCATCACGGGCGGGTTCAACGTGTCACCCAGCGAGGTGGAAGACGTGCTCGCGGCGCACCCGGATGTCACCGCCGCCGCCGTCATCGGTCTTCCGAGGCCCCACGGCGGAGAAGACGTCGCCGCCGCGGTCGTGCTCCGCGAGGGCGCCACCCTCGACGTGGATGCGCTCCGCGACTTCTGCCGCACCAGGCTCACGCCCTACAAGGTGCCGCGCCGCATCACCGCCGTCGACGACCTGCCCCGGTCGCTCATCGGCAAGGTGCTGCGTCGCCAGGTGCGGGACGAGCTGCTCAAGGATCGCTGA